The Impatiens glandulifera chromosome 8, dImpGla2.1, whole genome shotgun sequence genome includes a window with the following:
- the LOC124911974 gene encoding peptidyl-prolyl cis-trans isomerase FKBP17-1, chloroplastic: protein MPIQYCISPPSSSNLHYRHHRFLTLQFKVSATCISPPPPPQSPSLTRRRAISLFAASSILYTTVTFSLSDSISRSKPSTPDFFEIENSGGVKALDLRVGDGTLPLDGDQVSIHYYGRLAAKQGWRFDSTYDHKDQTGEPIPFTFILGSGKVISGIEASVRSMKVGGIRRVIIPPSQGYQNMNQEPIPPNFFDRQRLFTTIFNPTRLSNGEGSTLGTLIFDIELVRTRHS from the exons ATGCCGATTCAGTACTGTATCTCACCGCCATCATCATCTAACCTCCATTATCGTCATCATCGATTTCTTACTCTTCAATTCAAAGTCTCTGCAACTTGTATATcgcctccgccgccgccgcaaTCGCCTTCCTTGACAAGAAGAAGAGCCATATCTCTGTTTGCAGCGTCATCGATTTTGTATACTACTgttactttctctctctccgACTCCATTTCGCGGTCCAAGCCGTCTACACCTGACTTCTTTGAGATCGAGAACTCCGGAGGAGTGAAGGCGTTGGATCTTCGCGTCGGCGATGGAACACTCCCCCTCGATGGCGACCAG GTTTCAATTCATTACTATGGGAGGTTAGCTGCAAAGCAAGGTTGGCGATTTGATTCTACATAtgatcacaaagatcaaacaggGGAGCCTATTCCATTTACATTCATCCTTGGATCTGGCAAA GTCATATCTGGCATTGAAGCTTCTGTAAGATCAATGAAGGTTGGAGGAATTCGTCGAGTTATTATCCCACCTTCCCAAGGATATCAGAACATGAATCAAGAACCTATACCACCAAAT TTCTTTGATAGGCAGAGGTTGTTTACAACAATTTTTAACCCTACTCGTCTCTCCAACGGGGAAGGATCTACATTGGGGACATTGATATTCGACATAGAGTTGGTTCGCACTAGGCATTCATGA
- the LOC124912476 gene encoding vesicle-associated membrane protein 721-like, whose translation MSQKSLIYTFVSRGTVILTEFTEFSGNFNSIAFQCLQKLPATNNKFTYNCDGHTFNYLVDNGFTYCVVADESVGRQIPIAYLERVKDDFTSKYGGGKAATATANSLKKEYGPKLKEHMQYCVDHPDEINKLSKVKAQVSEVKGVMMENIEKVLDRGEKIEVLVDKTENLHNQAQDFKNTGTKVRRKMWLQNMKIKLIVLGILIALILIIILSVCHGFNCGK comes from the exons ATGTCGCAGAAATCATTGATCTATACTTTTGTATCGCGTGGAACTGTGATCCTCACAGAGTTCACCGAATTCAGCGGTAATTTCAACTCAATCGCCTTCCAATGTCTCCAGAAGCTTCCTGCAACGAACAACAAGTTCACTTACAACTGCGATGGTCACACCTTCAATTATTTAGTCGATAACGGATTCA CATACTGTGTTGTTGCAGATGAATCAGTTGGAAGGCAGATTCCTATTGCTTACCTAGAACGGGTTAAGGATGATTTCACATCTAAGTATGGTGGTGGAAAAGCTGCAACAGCTACTGCTAATAGCCTGAAGAAGGAATATGG GCCAAAGTTAAAGGAACATATGCAATACTGTGTAGATCATCCAGATGAAATTAACAAGCTTTCCAAAGTGAAAGCTCAAGTTTCTGAAGTCAAAGGCGTTATGATGGAGAACATTGAGAAG GTTCTGGATCGTGGAGAGAAAATTGAGGTATTGGTGGATAAAACTGAGAACCTTCATAATCAG GCACAGGACTTTAAAAACACTGGAACAAAAGTAAGGAGGAAGATGTGGCtgcaaaatatgaaaatcaagCTTATTGTTCTGGGAATTCTCATAGCTCTCATCCTCATAATAATCCTTTCTGTTTGTCACGGTTTCAACTGCGGAAAGTAA